A genomic segment from Desulfomicrobium macestii encodes:
- a CDS encoding DUF3261 domain-containing protein, giving the protein MKWLVTAVLLVNLGCAGMANQQPRSELPNPHLAATLSQYRGPARNGLLLRHSVRLRIPGRSLDQTFSGIMRFDHNGQSVRLVGMAGFGMKIFDLSISQETVETHFISPGLNRINNLSEHIAFCVRRIWLTPQPEIGNGFRRIEDTAYMYGIHDGQHVEHEYLKETLTATRSLGPDEYWEIHYSERMADTQEPSRIIFKDSHGRYSLDVRLIEQRMTSS; this is encoded by the coding sequence ATGAAATGGCTCGTAACCGCTGTGCTTCTGGTCAACCTGGGGTGTGCGGGCATGGCAAATCAGCAGCCTCGATCGGAACTGCCGAACCCGCATCTGGCCGCTACTCTGTCGCAATACCGAGGTCCCGCTCGAAACGGACTGCTGCTGCGACATTCAGTGCGACTGCGAATCCCTGGGCGCAGTCTGGACCAGACTTTCAGCGGAATCATGCGGTTTGATCATAACGGACAATCGGTACGGCTTGTGGGCATGGCCGGTTTTGGAATGAAGATTTTTGATCTGAGCATCAGTCAGGAAACCGTTGAAACACATTTCATTTCACCGGGTTTAAATCGCATCAACAATTTATCGGAGCATATCGCCTTCTGCGTGCGGCGGATCTGGCTGACTCCCCAGCCAGAAATTGGCAACGGGTTCCGCCGGATTGAAGACACCGCTTACATGTACGGAATCCACGACGGCCAACACGTTGAGCACGAGTATCTGAAAGAAACACTCACGGCGACCCGATCCCTTGGTCCAGACGAATACTGGGAAATTCATTATTCGGAACGCATGGCCGACACACAGGAACCGTCTCGTATCATCTTCAAAGACAGCCACGGGCGCTATTCACTCGATGTGCGCCTCATCGAACAAAGGATGACATCATCATGA